From one Acidibrevibacterium fodinaquatile genomic stretch:
- a CDS encoding BrnT family toxin: MEWDDFEWDENKRNANIEKHGLDFRDAIWVLDGPYLKYPAKEGNGEQRWIAIGMLDDIAVAIICTMRGPALRVISMRRARKNERKHYDTYFGRGAAESGSQRKPD; encoded by the coding sequence ATGGAGTGGGACGATTTCGAGTGGGATGAAAATAAGCGGAACGCCAATATCGAGAAGCATGGGCTTGATTTTCGTGATGCCATTTGGGTTCTTGATGGCCCGTATCTTAAGTATCCAGCTAAAGAAGGTAATGGAGAGCAGCGTTGGATCGCCATCGGCATGCTCGACGACATTGCTGTTGCTATTATCTGCACCATGCGAGGGCCTGCGCTTCGTGTCATCTCGATGCGGAGAGCGCGAAAAAATGAAAGAAAGCACTACGACACGTATTTCGGCCGAGGCGCTGCGGAAAGCGGATCGCAACGAAAGCCGGACTGA
- the folE gene encoding GTP cyclohydrolase I FolE: protein MTNAAKLRAKPVSDRPSRRQAEAAVRTLLRWAGDDPGREGLRDTPSRVVRAYEEFFAGYATDPVALLARTFEEVEGYDEIVLLRNIRLESVCEHHMAPIIGRVHVGYLPDRRVVGISKLARVVEAYGKRLQIQEKLTAQIANVINEVLEPRGVAVVIEAAHQCMTTRGVHKPGVTMTTSRMLGAFRDDAATRREFFAMLQTSPQSGCEG, encoded by the coding sequence ATAACGAACGCAGCGAAACTCCGTGCCAAGCCGGTCTCCGACCGGCCTTCTCGCCGGCAGGCGGAGGCGGCGGTGCGCACGCTGCTGCGCTGGGCGGGCGACGATCCCGGGCGCGAGGGGCTGCGTGACACGCCGTCGCGCGTCGTGCGCGCCTATGAGGAATTCTTCGCCGGCTACGCGACCGACCCGGTCGCGCTACTCGCCCGCACCTTCGAGGAGGTCGAGGGATATGACGAGATCGTGCTGCTCCGTAACATTCGCCTCGAAAGTGTGTGCGAGCATCACATGGCGCCGATCATCGGGCGCGTCCATGTCGGCTATCTGCCCGACCGGCGCGTGGTCGGCATCAGCAAGCTCGCCCGCGTCGTCGAGGCCTATGGCAAGCGGCTGCAGATCCAGGAGAAGCTCACGGCGCAGATCGCCAATGTCATCAATGAGGTGCTGGAGCCGCGCGGCGTCGCGGTGGTGATCGAGGCGGCGCATCAATGCATGACCACGCGCGGCGTCCACAAGCCCGGCGTGACGATGACCACGAGCCGCATGCTCGGCGCCTTCCGCGACGACGCGGCCACCCGCCGCGAATTCTTCGCCATGCTCCAGACCAGCCCGCAAAGCGGCTGCGAGGGGTGA
- the nudC gene encoding NAD(+) diphosphatase yields MIPIRARRPNPYSASPLDRASARREDAAFLAAARESPDSLFVPVWRGQSLLAGEAEAVRGVFLAGAEADPWRVDAPWAFLGLWQERPVFAIDCGAAEAPPAFDAPAFGETARFADLRAAAGALPEAEAAILAHARGLLHWRARHRFCGVCGAACEARSGGNTLVCTRCETPHFPRTDPAVIMLVVQGDAALLGHSPRFPVPEMYSTLAGFVEPGESLEEAVAREVFEETGVRVGAVTYHSSQPWPFPASLMLGFYAAAQSTEIVLDPAELSDARWFSRADIRNHKALGFRLPRGDSIARRLIEDWLESG; encoded by the coding sequence GTGATCCCGATCCGCGCCCGTCGCCCCAACCCCTACAGCGCAAGCCCGCTCGACCGCGCGAGCGCGCGGCGGGAGGATGCCGCGTTCCTCGCCGCCGCGCGCGAATCGCCCGACAGTCTCTTCGTTCCGGTCTGGCGCGGCCAGAGCCTGCTCGCCGGCGAGGCGGAGGCGGTGCGCGGGGTTTTTCTTGCTGGCGCCGAGGCCGATCCCTGGCGCGTTGACGCACCCTGGGCGTTTCTCGGCCTGTGGCAGGAGCGGCCGGTCTTCGCGATCGATTGCGGCGCCGCCGAAGCGCCGCCCGCCTTCGACGCGCCTGCGTTCGGCGAAACTGCGCGCTTTGCCGATCTCCGCGCCGCCGCCGGCGCGTTACCCGAGGCCGAGGCGGCGATCCTCGCCCATGCCCGCGGCCTTCTCCACTGGCGCGCGCGGCATCGTTTTTGTGGCGTCTGCGGTGCGGCGTGCGAGGCGCGAAGCGGTGGCAACACCCTCGTCTGCACGCGCTGCGAGACGCCGCATTTCCCCCGCACCGATCCCGCCGTGATCATGCTGGTGGTGCAGGGCGATGCCGCGTTGCTCGGCCATTCGCCGCGCTTTCCGGTGCCCGAGATGTATTCGACGCTCGCCGGCTTCGTCGAGCCCGGCGAAAGCCTCGAGGAAGCGGTGGCGCGCGAGGTGTTCGAGGAAACCGGCGTGCGCGTCGGCGCCGTGACCTATCATTCCAGCCAGCCCTGGCCGTTTCCCGCCTCCCTCATGCTCGGCTTTTACGCCGCGGCGCAAAGCACCGAGATCGTGCTCGACCCCGCTGAGCTGAGCGATGCACGGTGGTTCTCCCGCGCCGACATCCGCAACCACAAGGCGCTCGGCTTTCGCCTGCCACGCGGCGACAGTATCGCACGGCGGCTAATCGAGGACTGGCTGGAAAGCGGCTGA
- a CDS encoding BrnA antitoxin family protein → MTESELEESIASDPDWNRVPQDWYLKAQAVMPTPKKLVSVRLDADLLAWFKGLGRGYQTRMNAVLRSFMDEEKKRGAGGRSR, encoded by the coding sequence ATGACGGAGAGCGAACTCGAAGAATCCATCGCCAGCGATCCCGATTGGAACCGGGTTCCGCAGGATTGGTATCTGAAGGCGCAAGCGGTGATGCCGACGCCGAAAAAACTGGTGTCCGTGCGGCTGGATGCCGATCTGCTCGCGTGGTTCAAAGGCCTGGGCAGGGGTTATCAGACGCGCATGAACGCCGTTCTGCGGTCGTTCATGGACGAGGAAAAGAAGCGGGGCGCGGGCGGCCGTTCGCGGTGA
- a CDS encoding electron transfer flavoprotein-ubiquinone oxidoreductase gives MGEEDIARERMDFDVVIVGGGPAGLAAAIRLKQLAPEAAICLVEKGSEIGAHILSGAVIEPRALAELIPDWQAEGAPLVTPAGDDRFLFLTARRALRLPTPPQMHNSGNFVASLGDLCRWLAARAEALGVEIYPGFPAAALIEEEGRIAGVITGDMGVTKSGEKGPNYQPGMELRAAYTVLAEGCRGSLSKQAIARFGLSEGVDPPTFAIGVKELWEVPAENHRPGEITHTIGWPLDRSSYGGSFLYHFGANLISYGFVVGLDYRNPWLSPFEEMQRLKTHPAMVGHFAGGRRISYGARALVEGGLQSLPKLVFPGGILIGDSAGFLNVPKIKGTHMAMKSGMVAAEALAEALAGDRPAALARYPERLRASWLWEELRGARNIRPGFARFGLWGGLVNAALDTYVLRGRAPWTLHHPHPDHATLLPADQAPRIAYPKPDGKLTFDRLASVFISNTNHEEDQPAHLKLREPERWQAVNWQRFAAPESRYCPAGVYEAVGVEEGAPRLQINAQNCVHCKTCDIKDPTQNIDWCTPEGGGGPNYPSGM, from the coding sequence ATGGGTGAGGAAGATATCGCGCGTGAGAGAATGGATTTCGATGTCGTCATCGTCGGCGGCGGCCCCGCCGGATTGGCGGCGGCGATCCGCCTCAAGCAGCTTGCCCCCGAGGCGGCGATCTGTCTGGTCGAAAAAGGCAGCGAAATCGGCGCCCATATCCTCTCCGGCGCGGTGATCGAGCCGCGAGCGCTCGCCGAGCTGATCCCAGACTGGCAGGCAGAGGGCGCGCCGCTCGTGACCCCAGCCGGCGATGACCGGTTTCTGTTTCTGACCGCTCGCCGTGCGCTCCGTCTGCCGACCCCGCCGCAAATGCACAATAGTGGCAATTTCGTCGCGAGCCTCGGCGATCTCTGCCGCTGGCTCGCCGCCCGCGCCGAGGCGCTCGGGGTCGAGATCTATCCCGGCTTTCCCGCCGCCGCCCTGATCGAGGAGGAGGGGCGCATCGCCGGGGTCATCACCGGTGACATGGGTGTAACCAAATCCGGCGAAAAAGGGCCGAATTATCAGCCGGGGATGGAGCTGCGCGCGGCCTACACCGTGCTCGCCGAGGGTTGCCGCGGCTCGCTCAGCAAACAGGCGATCGCGCGTTTCGGCCTTAGCGAGGGGGTCGATCCGCCGACCTTCGCGATCGGGGTCAAGGAATTATGGGAGGTGCCGGCGGAAAACCATCGCCCCGGCGAGATCACCCACACCATCGGCTGGCCCCTTGACCGAAGCAGCTATGGCGGCTCGTTCCTCTATCATTTCGGCGCCAATCTCATCTCCTATGGCTTCGTCGTCGGGCTCGATTATCGCAATCCCTGGCTCTCGCCGTTCGAGGAGATGCAGCGGCTCAAAACCCATCCGGCGATGGTCGGGCATTTCGCCGGCGGGCGGCGGATCAGCTATGGCGCGCGCGCACTGGTCGAGGGCGGGCTGCAATCCCTGCCCAAGCTCGTTTTCCCCGGCGGGATCCTGATCGGCGACAGTGCCGGCTTCCTCAACGTGCCCAAGATCAAGGGCACGCATATGGCGATGAAATCCGGCATGGTGGCGGCCGAGGCGCTGGCGGAGGCGCTGGCCGGCGACCGCCCGGCGGCGCTCGCGCGCTACCCCGAGCGGCTCCGCGCGAGCTGGCTTTGGGAAGAATTGCGGGGAGCCCGCAATATCCGCCCCGGTTTCGCCCGCTTCGGCCTGTGGGGCGGGCTCGTCAACGCGGCGCTCGATACCTACGTGCTGCGCGGCCGGGCGCCATGGACGCTGCACCACCCCCACCCCGATCACGCAACGCTGCTTCCCGCCGATCAGGCGCCGCGCATCGCCTATCCGAAGCCGGACGGAAAGCTCACCTTCGACCGCCTCGCTTCGGTTTTCATCAGCAACACCAATCACGAGGAAGACCAGCCGGCGCATCTCAAGCTTCGTGAGCCAGAGCGTTGGCAAGCCGTCAATTGGCAGCGCTTTGCTGCACCCGAGAGCCGCTATTGCCCGGCCGGCGTCTATGAAGCGGTCGGGGTCGAGGAGGGCGCGCCACGCCTTCAGATCAACGCCCAAAACTGCGTCCACTGCAAGACCTGCGACATCAAGGATCCCACCCAGAACATCGACTGGTGCACGCCAGAGGGCGGCGGCGGCCCGAATTATCCGAGCGGGATGTAG
- a CDS encoding autotransporter domain-containing protein: MSVSRRVKAYAVIFAAISLPLAARAQSLPVVNVNNEIGLAADVMLQNQQDRYLPANGPSPELSGWEPGLDAKASVMKDLWGISNVYAAVRFSYTNGTSSVGPTPPYNGSYNRQNEDLDVELGKGVLITDRFLLTPFIQGGYMDLQSSAFNATNTTTNGFVGLGLRGDYALTERLVVTGRLGWAETVGGNLNTPANYNFGYGDGPLWQAGIGLDYLVYRNIHLYGGVDYTNATLERGPVEFAGFPDSRVPQANFNDLRFHLGLAWGF, encoded by the coding sequence ATGTCTGTCTCTCGCCGCGTGAAGGCGTACGCCGTCATTTTCGCCGCCATTTCCCTGCCGCTCGCGGCACGGGCGCAGAGCTTGCCGGTGGTCAACGTCAATAACGAAATCGGCCTCGCCGCCGATGTCATGCTGCAAAACCAGCAAGATCGGTATCTCCCCGCAAATGGGCCGTCGCCGGAACTCTCGGGCTGGGAGCCGGGGCTGGATGCCAAGGCCAGCGTGATGAAGGATCTCTGGGGCATCAGCAATGTCTATGCCGCGGTGCGATTCAGTTACACGAACGGGACCAGCTCCGTCGGCCCCACGCCGCCTTACAACGGCAGCTATAACCGCCAGAATGAGGATCTCGATGTCGAACTCGGCAAGGGCGTTCTGATCACCGACAGATTTCTACTCACGCCGTTTATCCAGGGCGGCTACATGGACCTCCAATCGAGCGCCTTCAACGCGACCAACACCACCACTAACGGCTTCGTCGGCCTTGGCCTGCGCGGCGATTACGCGCTCACCGAACGTCTGGTCGTGACCGGCCGGCTAGGCTGGGCCGAGACCGTGGGCGGCAATCTCAACACCCCGGCCAACTATAATTTCGGCTATGGCGATGGCCCGCTCTGGCAGGCCGGCATTGGCCTTGACTATCTGGTCTATCGCAACATCCATCTCTATGGCGGCGTCGATTATACCAACGCCACGCTGGAACGCGGCCCCGTCGAATTCGCCGGTTTTCCGGACTCGCGCGTGCCGCAAGCGAATTTCAACGACCTCAGGTTTCACCTCGGCCTAGCCTGGGGCTTTTGA
- a CDS encoding uracil-DNA glycosylase, protein MDLRTALTAALRLQLEWGADEALAETPHDHFAPSPAAPEPASPAIPRPAAPASGVLPPAAARAAALAAACHSLDELRAALAAFDGCSLSETATNLVFNDGNPAAGLMLIGEAPGAEEDRIGKPFVGPSGQLLDRMLASIGLDRDHYLITNLIPWRPPGNRSPTDAEVMLCLPFLHRQIALVRPKLLLLLGGLAAKALLGGSAGITRLRGTWREIEIPGLLAPIPALATYHPAYLLRTPGAKRDAWADLLSLRRRLERQD, encoded by the coding sequence ATGGATCTTCGAACGGCGCTCACCGCCGCGCTGCGGCTGCAACTCGAATGGGGCGCCGATGAGGCGCTGGCCGAGACGCCCCACGATCATTTCGCGCCCTCCCCGGCCGCGCCCGAGCCCGCGTCGCCGGCAATTCCCCGACCGGCCGCACCCGCGAGCGGCGTTCTGCCGCCGGCGGCCGCGCGGGCCGCCGCGCTCGCCGCCGCGTGTCATTCGCTCGATGAATTGCGCGCCGCGCTCGCCGCGTTCGATGGCTGCAGCCTCAGTGAAACCGCGACCAACCTGGTGTTCAATGACGGCAACCCCGCCGCCGGCTTGATGCTGATCGGCGAAGCCCCGGGCGCCGAGGAAGACCGCATCGGCAAGCCCTTTGTCGGCCCCTCCGGCCAGTTGCTCGACCGCATGCTGGCGAGCATCGGGCTCGACCGCGACCATTATCTGATCACCAACCTGATCCCCTGGCGCCCGCCCGGCAACCGCAGCCCGACCGATGCCGAGGTGATGCTGTGTCTTCCCTTCCTCCATCGCCAGATCGCGCTGGTAAGGCCCAAGCTTTTGCTTCTGCTCGGCGGGCTTGCGGCGAAAGCGCTGCTCGGCGGCAGCGCCGGCATCACCCGGCTGCGTGGCACCTGGCGCGAGATCGAAATCCCCGGCCTTCTCGCCCCCATCCCCGCGCTCGCGACCTACCACCCGGCTTATCTGCTGCGCACGCCCGGTGCGAAGCGCGACGCCTGGGCCGATCTCCTATCGCTCCGCCGCCGGCTCGAGCGACAAGACTGA
- a CDS encoding SDR family NAD(P)-dependent oxidoreductase, whose translation MTNRFALYPSLKDKAVFISGGATGIGAAFVTHFAEQGARVGFIDLLDQEAQALASEIAGKGQPKPLYRHCDVTDTAALKAAIAALAAELGPITVLINSAANDQRHTIEEVTPEYWDNRLAINIRHQFFAAQAIAPMMIAAGGGSIVNIGSASWHLGQGGMPAYVAAKAGIEGLTRGLARDLGPHKIRVNCIIPGWIMTERQMTLWLTPEAERGLMEKQCLKEKVYPADIARMALWLAADDSRLCSAQNWVVDGGWS comes from the coding sequence ATGACCAATCGCTTCGCCCTCTATCCCAGCCTCAAGGACAAGGCCGTCTTCATCAGCGGCGGCGCGACCGGGATCGGCGCCGCCTTTGTTACGCATTTCGCCGAACAGGGGGCACGGGTCGGCTTCATCGACCTCCTCGATCAGGAGGCTCAGGCGCTGGCGAGCGAGATCGCCGGCAAGGGGCAGCCGAAACCGCTCTATCGCCATTGCGATGTGACCGACACCGCCGCCCTCAAAGCGGCGATCGCCGCACTCGCGGCGGAACTCGGCCCGATCACCGTGCTGATCAATTCGGCGGCCAATGACCAACGCCACACCATCGAGGAAGTGACCCCGGAATACTGGGATAATCGCCTCGCGATCAATATCCGCCATCAGTTTTTCGCGGCCCAAGCGATCGCGCCGATGATGATCGCCGCCGGCGGCGGCTCGATCGTCAATATCGGCTCGGCGAGCTGGCATCTCGGCCAAGGCGGCATGCCCGCCTATGTCGCGGCCAAGGCCGGCATCGAGGGGCTGACACGCGGTCTCGCCCGCGATCTCGGCCCGCATAAAATCCGCGTCAATTGCATCATCCCCGGCTGGATCATGACCGAACGGCAGATGACGCTGTGGCTGACCCCAGAGGCCGAGCGTGGCCTGATGGAAAAACAATGCCTCAAGGAAAAAGTCTATCCCGCCGATATCGCGCGCATGGCGCTCTGGCTCGCCGCCGATGACAGCCGGCTGTGCTCGGCACAGAATTGGGTGGTCGATGGGGGATGGAGCTGA
- a CDS encoding carbohydrate porin, with protein sequence MPRVPLSLSRARRRGRSPVFIAPLLGMLLAAAPVWAQSIPTTGPAAASGTAPVAGDAGPDFFTGLFSPSRNNLLLDMDGLRTSLGNVGISFGLQETSEVLGNVTGGVHTGADYDGMTEMSVGLDTQKAFGWVGGIFNVSALQIHGRNLSTDNLDVLQQASGIEADRSTRLWEMWYQQSFFEGATDIKIGQQSIDQEFMVSQYSSTVFMNMMMGWPMLPSADMYAGGPAYPLASLGVRLRAQPTHAITVLAGVFDDNPAGGSFYNDSQVRGAEAWGGAFNLNTGALWIAELQYAVNQPALGDMVSPDQSPGLPGTYKIGFWYDSGSFPDQEYDTLGVPLASPASNGDPLMRRGNESLYALADQMVWRSSPESPRSVGVFARAMVAPPDRNQISASYDGGLVVKDPLPGRDNDNFGLGFGVAKVSSALANYDNEVAYYTNRYDPAQGIETFLEATYQYQIAPWWLVQPDFQYFFNPSGGIPNPLEPTRRIANEAVFGLRTVITF encoded by the coding sequence ATGCCGCGCGTCCCGCTCTCCCTCTCCCGCGCGCGCCGCCGCGGCCGGTCGCCGGTTTTCATCGCGCCATTGCTGGGGATGCTCCTCGCCGCGGCGCCGGTTTGGGCGCAATCGATACCGACCACCGGGCCCGCCGCCGCGAGCGGCACGGCGCCGGTGGCGGGCGATGCCGGGCCGGATTTCTTCACCGGCCTCTTCTCGCCCTCACGCAATAATCTGCTGCTCGACATGGATGGCCTGCGCACCTCGCTCGGCAATGTCGGCATTTCGTTCGGCCTCCAGGAAACCAGCGAGGTGCTCGGCAACGTCACCGGCGGCGTCCATACCGGCGCCGATTATGACGGCATGACCGAGATGAGCGTCGGGCTCGATACGCAAAAAGCGTTCGGCTGGGTCGGCGGGATTTTCAATGTCAGCGCGCTGCAGATTCACGGCCGCAATCTCAGCACCGACAATCTCGATGTCCTCCAACAGGCGAGCGGGATTGAGGCGGACCGTTCGACCCGCCTTTGGGAAATGTGGTACCAGCAATCGTTTTTCGAAGGCGCGACGGATATCAAGATCGGCCAGCAAAGCATCGATCAGGAATTCATGGTCAGCCAATATTCCTCAACGGTGTTCATGAATATGATGATGGGCTGGCCGATGCTGCCGTCCGCTGACATGTATGCCGGCGGGCCGGCCTACCCGCTCGCCTCGCTCGGCGTGCGGCTGCGTGCCCAGCCGACGCATGCGATCACCGTGCTCGCTGGCGTGTTCGACGACAATCCGGCCGGCGGCTCGTTCTATAACGACTCCCAGGTGCGGGGCGCCGAGGCTTGGGGCGGCGCGTTCAATCTCAATACCGGCGCGCTCTGGATCGCCGAGCTGCAATACGCCGTCAATCAGCCAGCCCTCGGGGACATGGTTTCGCCCGACCAGTCCCCCGGCCTACCCGGCACCTATAAGATCGGCTTCTGGTATGATTCCGGCTCCTTCCCCGATCAGGAATACGACACGCTCGGCGTCCCGCTCGCAAGCCCGGCGAGCAACGGCGATCCCTTGATGCGTCGCGGCAATGAGAGCCTCTACGCGCTTGCCGATCAGATGGTCTGGCGATCGAGCCCGGAAAGCCCGCGTTCGGTGGGCGTTTTCGCGCGCGCCATGGTGGCGCCGCCCGATCGCAACCAGATTTCCGCGAGCTACGATGGCGGTCTCGTCGTCAAAGACCCGCTGCCCGGGCGCGACAACGACAATTTCGGCCTCGGTTTCGGCGTCGCAAAGGTCAGCTCGGCGCTGGCCAATTATGACAACGAGGTTGCCTATTACACCAATCGCTACGATCCCGCCCAAGGCATCGAGACCTTCCTCGAAGCGACGTATCAATATCAAATCGCGCCGTGGTGGCTGGTGCAGCCCGATTTCCAGTATTTCTTCAACCCCAGCGGCGGCATCCCGAACCCGCTCGAGCCCACGCGGCGCATCGCCAATGAAGCGGTGTTCGGCCTGCGCACCGTGATCACGTTCTGA
- a CDS encoding NADH-quinone oxidoreductase subunit D-related protein codes for MSRALLDAAPRDAALRPWPWRRLDAAGWRSLAAGAGDLALLALWAEADGVRAVFRCGDGTIMPVAAPLTDGRYATLSRRWPEAAGFEAAIADLWGQKAESVAGTEKRLDHGVWPLSIPLAPAPGPAPMAADWPEFFAEAAGEQWPNGPAGPPFTPLEHWRFRLDGTRIAAAARRAGYGHKGQISLMRGKPARVAARFAARLAGEATVAHSIAFAAAAEAALGLTIPPRATALRAVMAELERIGTHLSDLADLLREAGAMRRAAATCDALATLRAALAVAFGHRLMMDVVVPGGVAADLDPARSETLLAALAGIEAWRARFSLPEAALAGRGVVRGAGVGLVARAGGQSEDARRSPGYPPYERLDFVAPTRLTGDALARAALRVAEIGLSVTLVRHLLATLPTGALSVALSHESGEGLGVTEGPAGEIWHFLAIRGGLIAEAFPCDPFWRNEAALIAAFSGAERGDWRLIRASFGAGAAGADL; via the coding sequence ATGAGCCGCGCCCTTCTGGACGCGGCGCCGCGCGATGCCGCACTCCGCCCCTGGCCGTGGCGGCGCTTGGATGCCGCTGGCTGGCGGTCTCTCGCGGCAGGAGCGGGCGATCTCGCGCTGCTCGCGCTCTGGGCCGAGGCGGACGGCGTGCGCGCGGTGTTTCGTTGCGGCGACGGCACGATCATGCCGGTCGCCGCCCCCCTGACGGACGGGCGCTATGCGACGCTCAGCCGGCGCTGGCCGGAGGCGGCGGGGTTCGAGGCCGCCATCGCCGATCTCTGGGGACAGAAGGCGGAGAGCGTGGCAGGCACGGAAAAGCGGCTCGATCACGGGGTCTGGCCGCTCTCCATCCCGCTCGCGCCAGCCCCCGGGCCGGCGCCGATGGCGGCCGACTGGCCGGAATTTTTCGCCGAGGCCGCCGGCGAGCAATGGCCGAACGGGCCCGCCGGGCCGCCCTTCACCCCGCTCGAGCATTGGCGTTTTCGTCTCGACGGCACCCGCATCGCCGCGGCAGCGCGGCGCGCCGGCTATGGCCATAAAGGCCAGATCAGCTTGATGCGCGGCAAGCCGGCGCGCGTCGCGGCGCGTTTTGCGGCACGGCTGGCGGGGGAGGCGACGGTTGCGCATAGCATCGCCTTCGCCGCCGCCGCCGAGGCCGCGCTCGGGCTCACCATTCCGCCCCGCGCCACCGCTCTCCGCGCCGTCATGGCGGAACTCGAGCGGATCGGAACCCATCTCTCAGACCTCGCCGATCTCCTCCGCGAGGCCGGTGCGATGCGGCGGGCGGCGGCGACGTGCGATGCGCTCGCCACACTCCGCGCCGCGCTCGCCGTGGCGTTCGGGCATCGGTTGATGATGGATGTCGTCGTGCCGGGTGGGGTCGCCGCCGACCTCGATCCCGCGCGGAGCGAGACGCTGCTTGCCGCCCTCGCCGGGATCGAGGCCTGGCGGGCGCGGTTTTCGCTGCCCGAGGCGGCGCTCGCCGGGCGCGGCGTGGTGCGCGGCGCCGGGGTCGGATTGGTCGCACGCGCCGGCGGCCAGAGCGAGGACGCGCGGCGCAGCCCGGGTTATCCGCCCTATGAGCGGCTCGATTTTGTGGCCCCGACTCGCCTTACCGGCGATGCCTTGGCGCGCGCGGCGCTAAGGGTCGCCGAAATCGGGCTCAGCGTCACGCTTGTCCGCCACCTCCTCGCGACACTGCCCACGGGTGCGCTCAGCGTTGCGCTCTCGCATGAAAGCGGCGAAGGGCTCGGCGTCACCGAGGGGCCGGCGGGTGAAATCTGGCATTTTCTTGCGATCCGCGGCGGGTTGATCGCCGAGGCTTTCCCCTGCGATCCGTTCTGGCGAAACGAGGCGGCACTGATTGCCGCGTTTTCCGGCGCCGAGCGCGGCGATTGGCGGCTGATCCGCGCCTCTTTCGGCGCCGGCGCCGCGGGCGCCGATCTCTGA
- a CDS encoding MFS transporter — translation MTGAADRALGHQRREFRGTMEMADGLEQPQRFWGALTIWLGLTLAVLDGAIANVALPAIARDVHAAPAAAVWVVNAYQLAVTISLLPLSALGERHGYRRVYWAGLSVFIVASAACALSRTLPALTLARVLQGFGAAGIMSVNGALVRFIYPRRLMGQGLGLNSMVASVSAALGPTVAAGILSIAHWQWLFAINVPLGVLALIIALRTLPATPRSAQKFDVASAALNALTFGLLIVGIDGAAHGQGRLVIAGELLGAVVCGAVLIARQLSETAPLLPVDLLRIPLFGLSVATSITTFAAQSLAFVSLPFLFENGFHLSDAHTGLLMTPWPVAVAVIAPFAGRLADRYPAGLLGGIGLAGMTVGLALLTLLPSHPALPAIIAPMALCGLGFGFFNSPNNRAMLTAAPRERSGGASGMLATARLLGQTTGAALVALCFAFAHARGPKLALALATGAAVAATIASLSRLGGAARAGAES, via the coding sequence TTGACCGGCGCCGCTGATCGCGCGCTGGGACACCAGCGGCGGGAGTTTCGCGGGACGATGGAGATGGCCGACGGCTTGGAGCAGCCCCAGCGTTTTTGGGGCGCGCTGACGATCTGGCTCGGCCTGACCCTCGCGGTGCTCGACGGCGCCATCGCCAATGTCGCGCTGCCGGCCATCGCGCGCGACGTGCATGCCGCCCCCGCTGCCGCCGTCTGGGTGGTGAACGCCTATCAGCTCGCGGTCACCATCTCGTTGCTGCCGCTCTCCGCGCTCGGGGAGCGGCACGGCTATCGGCGGGTCTATTGGGCCGGGCTTTCGGTGTTCATCGTCGCCTCCGCCGCTTGCGCGCTGTCGCGAACGCTGCCGGCATTGACGCTGGCCCGCGTCCTGCAGGGCTTCGGCGCCGCCGGGATCATGAGTGTGAACGGCGCGCTGGTGCGTTTCATCTATCCGCGCCGACTGATGGGCCAAGGGCTCGGGCTCAATTCCATGGTCGCCTCGGTCTCGGCGGCGCTTGGCCCCACCGTCGCCGCCGGCATTCTTTCCATCGCGCACTGGCAATGGCTATTCGCGATCAATGTGCCGCTCGGGGTCCTCGCGCTGATCATCGCGCTGCGCACTTTGCCGGCGACGCCGCGCTCGGCACAGAAATTCGATGTCGCCAGCGCCGCGCTGAACGCGCTGACTTTTGGTTTGCTGATCGTCGGGATCGACGGCGCGGCGCACGGCCAGGGGCGTCTCGTCATCGCTGGCGAACTGCTTGGCGCGGTCGTTTGTGGCGCCGTGCTGATCGCCCGCCAGCTTTCCGAGACGGCGCCGCTTCTCCCCGTCGATCTCCTGCGGATCCCGCTGTTCGGGCTTTCGGTCGCGACCTCGATCACCACTTTCGCCGCCCAGAGCCTCGCTTTCGTCTCACTGCCGTTTCTGTTTGAAAATGGCTTTCATCTGAGCGATGCCCATACCGGCCTCCTGATGACGCCGTGGCCGGTCGCGGTCGCGGTGATCGCGCCGTTCGCCGGCCGCCTCGCCGATCGCTACCCGGCCGGCCTGCTGGGCGGGATTGGCCTTGCCGGCATGACCGTCGGCCTCGCTTTGCTTACCCTGCTGCCGAGCCACCCCGCCCTGCCCGCGATCATCGCGCCGATGGCGCTTTGCGGCCTTGGCTTCGGGTTTTTCAACTCACCGAACAATCGCGCCATGCTGACCGCGGCGCCGCGCGAGCGGAGCGGCGGCGCGAGCGGCATGCTGGCGACCGCCCGCTTGCTCGGCCAGACCACCGGCGCCGCCCTCGTCGCGCTGTGCTTTGCTTTTGCCCATGCCCGCGGCCCCAAGCTCGCCCTCGCCTTGGCGACGGGGGCGGCGGTGGCGGCGACGATCGCGAGCCTCTCGCGCCTGGGCGGGGCGGCGCGCGCGGGCGCTGAGTCATGA